In Carassius gibelio isolate Cgi1373 ecotype wild population from Czech Republic chromosome B17, carGib1.2-hapl.c, whole genome shotgun sequence, a single window of DNA contains:
- the aftphb gene encoding aftiphilin, translating to MEPDVIRLYSSSPPPLDAAGEEEEEDEFGEFGGFDGGGVSTSFSFSELDTPTTFNQSNALEDSPPDLYIKSVQNVTVSGSGWDNDNKMEGESIHNVEKTEKESSDILTDGIESSDLQMEISVEYGQKSHSIIPDVQKSCMGDGHGLSNGYSVSCANSEQDSALSTCLHSTDTEEHSGLDVNIADVFDRKQLINQTDNLPDSNGQSLHEEESEPGETETRLELSGDSQSFTTSRHAKEAEGEQDQIENFVVCGDAGCLDRSEDSVDIAETEKDPSKDVDLISDTQLSRDTREIHGSSVKAGVEVNEEVETNIDPTADEDFGDFRDATQGFADFSRTESITQDGFPEFVTAMSRCSTDDEFDDMDSLKDFKDDLELAEETTDNEVAFCSELPPSDSFADFSSAPFVSVAVGEEDNWAAFGPPEVTEEGQGSWATFGIEQSTSLGKEVQDFETSAAPSSDNLQSSTADFSCKTQHLFRTAFPSEIPPEVNGVTEVLPLHKFLQAQDLQEQRDPSSSFAQENALAMWRHLQDIHGSHGLKYKWAGSHSNRILLDCLGIRNILFTGDKKQPVIVPMFAAGLGMLEPTKESQKSPASPALSLSDPVESGNILCTQVASSLAISTDGVDPEIYELTTAKMENNATGRYIADAFTKLMESMERTRTTARKPEKDEKMSKEAAKVISLLPDLSFMQSRVLMFPSILTPAANHI from the exons ATGGAGCCTGATGTCATCCGTCTGTACTCTTCCTCTCCGCCTCCACTGGATGCGGCtggagaggaagaagaggaggatgagtTTGGTGAGTTCGGGGGTTTCGATGGTGGAGGGGTGTCAACCAGTTTCAGCTTCTCAGAGCTTGACACGCCCACAACATTCAACCAGTCAAACGCACTGGAGGACTCCCCACCTGACCTGTACATCAAATCCGTGCAGAATGTCACTGTTTCGGGGAGTGGATgggataatgataataaaatggaAGGAGAATCAATCCACAATGTTGAGAAAACAGAGAAGGAATCGTCTGACATCCTCACAGATGGCATTGAATCCTCTGACCTACAGATGGAGATCTCCGTCGAATATGGTCAGAAATCTCACTCAATAATTCCTGATGTCCAAAAGAGCTGTATGGGTGATGGACACGGCCTCAGTAACGGCTACAGTGTGTCTTGTGCAAATTCAGAGCAGGACAGTGCTCTTTCCACCTGCTTACACAGCACAGACACCGAGGAACACTCTGGACTAGACGTAAACATAGCTGATGTGTTTGACAGAAAGCAGTTAATTAACCAAACGGACAACCTGCCAGACTCAAACGGTCAGTCATTGCATGAAGAAGAATCTGAACCTGGAGAGACGGAAACGAGACTGGAGTTATCTGGTGACTCCCAGTCATTTACTACCAGTAGACATGCAAAGGAGGCTGAAGGTGAGCAGGATCAAATAGAGAACTTTGTTGTTTGTGGTGACGCAGGCTGTCTAGACAGGTCAGAGGACTCTGTTGACATAGCCGAAACAGAGAAGGACCCCTCAAAGGATGTGGATCTAATCTCTGACACACAGCTGAGCAGAGACACAAGGGAAATTCATGGATCATCTGTAAAGGCAGGGGTGGAAGTAAATGAGGAAGTTGAGACAAACATAGACCCCACAGCTGATGAGGATTTTGGAGATTTCAGAGATGCAACTCAGGGTTTTGCAGACTTCAGCCGAACTGAATCTATAACCCAGGACGGATTTCCTGAATTTGTCACAGCGATGTCCAGGTGCTCCACGGATGATGAGTTTGATGACATGGACAGCCTGAAGGACTTCAAGGATGACCTTGAGCTGGCTGAGGAAACAACGGACAATGAAGTAGCTTTTTGTTCTGAGTTGCCTCCTAGTGACAGTTTTGCCGACTTCAGTTCAGCTCCGTTTGTAAGTGTGGCGGTGGGAGAGGAGGACAACTGGGCTGCGTTTGGACCACCTGAAGTCACTGAAGAGGGTCAAGGTTCATGGGCCACATTTGGGATCGAACAGAGTACTTCCCTGGGTAAAGAAGTACAAGATTTTGAGACTTCAGCAGCACCCTCTAGTGACAACCTCCAGAGTAGCACT GCTGATTTCAGCTGCAAAACACAGCATCTCTTCAGAACTGCCTTCCCTTCAGAGATCCCTCCTGAGGTCAACGGGGTCACTGAGGTCTTGCCCCTCCACAAATTCCTACAGGCTCAGGATCTTCAGGAGCAAAGGGATCCAAGCAGCTCTTTTGCACAGGA GAATGCATTGGCCATGTGGCGCCACCTTCAGGACATCCACGGCAGTCATGGCCTTAAGTACAAGTGGGCTGGTTCGCATAGCAACAGAATACTTCTGGATTGCCTAGGAATCAGGAATATT TTGTTCACTGGAGATAAGAAGCAGCCGGTGATCGTGCCTATGTTTGCTGCTGGACTG GGAATGCTGGAACCCACCAAAGAGTCTCAAAAATCGCCAGCCTCCCCTGCACTTTCCCTTTCTGATCCTGTGGAGAGTGGAAATATTCTATGCACTCAG GTGGCATCCTCTTTGGCCATTAGTACTGACG GTGTTGATCCAGAGATATATGAACTGACTACAGCTAAAATGGAAAACAACGCCACTGGGCGCTACATTGCAGATGCATTTACAAAACTCATGGAGTCTATGGAGAGAACCAGAACAACAGCCAG GAAGCCAGAAAAAGATGAAAAGATGAGCAAAGAAGCAGCAAAGGTGATCTCTCTTCTCCCTGACCTATCCTTCATGCAGTCCAGGGTCCTAATGTTCCCCTCCATCCTAACTCCAGCAGCCAATCACATATAA